ATCAGGTTTCAAGTTTAAAGAAATTgcatgtttatatatttaacattcactttcaaaattttattccGTCTCCATCTCACTCCGTTAATCGAAATGCTTGATAATTTCATAGAGTATATTAACAGTTACTCCCACTAAGAGAAATAATGTAAGCGATATGAATACATCAGTTCTGTTATTTAACAGCCGACGTTGAcgttaagttttttttatactcaACAGTCAACCGTTTAGTAAGGTATTCAAGTAATGATAATGTCAATATCAAGGCTTACTATGTTGATAGTGAAAGATAACTACTTTGAGcgacacaaataaaaaatttgtatgagTATTCTATAAAATGGGAGCGGGAATTTCGCAGTCGGGCATTTCAACTTTTATGATTACTAGTTTTGCacatattgaaaaatttatatttttttgcttttgttgtttccaCTATGTACTTAAGTAcgtacaatttattttatgacgTTAAGTTATATTTCATTCTCTCGTAATACCTAATTAATGTATAACTTAAAATCATACATAATTTTTccaacacatttatttttctatttagcAATTGCAGTTCAAATTCGCTCGACCCGCACAAATATGCCACCCACTGTGCCCAATGCAACCGATTTGGTATTATAGATAAGTGGAATGTCAGTCTTATCGCACACCGAGAACTTAAAGTTCTTTATCAGCTGGGCCAGGCCAATACGTGTCTGCATTTGACCAAAACGCATTCCCACACAGTTCCTAGGACCATCACCAAAGGGCAACCACTCGACAGAATCACGGTTGGCAACTTGTTCGGCTGAGAAACGTTCAGGATCGAATTTCATGGGGTCGGGATAGAGATCTTCGTCCCGGTGATAGGCAGCTGCAGGTATGTAAACGGTTATTCCCTTTGGTATAACATGTTTGGGATGACCGGGAACAACATAATCTTTTAGAGCTTTCCGCTCCAAGAAAGGCACGATTGTATAGAGACGCAGAGTTTCTGTAGATATAAAAGCAAGTTAAGAGCTTGGTGGATAGCTCCAAAAATGCGATTTTTCTTACCCGATATGACCTGATCCAAGTAATCCATTGCTTTGATACTTTCATAAGTTAGTTTTCCTTCGTGTTGCTGTAAGACACTATTGATGTGTTCTCTGAGCTTATCCTGGATATCCTGATGCTGACTTAGCTCATAGAGAGCATAGCTCATGGTAGAAGAGGATGTTTCAAAGCCACCCACATAGAACACAAAGACTTGAGCTGCGAGCTCTCCAATATCCAGTCCCTTGACCACTTCGCCATTCTCTAGTGTGTAACTTCCCTTCTTTTTGAGTTCAATCAGCATCTCCATAAAATCGTTGCGCTTgatattctctttttttctatatGCGATTGTTTCGTTTACCAGTCCCATGAAGAACTCATGGACATCATCTGGTATCATACGCATATGCAGCTTGTTCGCCAGTTCCGGAAAACTGAATATGAAAGCTGTGAGTAAAGCACCGTGACGAAAATCGGTTAGAGCCTTACTTCCCATCTTACGAAAATCGGTGTCTGGAGTGCGAAGAGTGTTGCATTCAATGCCAAAGGCACAGGTGCCAATGACGTCAGTGGTGAAGCAAGCCATCAGTTCTTTGATCTCGATAATAGCACCTCCAGACTTGGCTGGGACTTCTTCAAACATAACTTTAACAAACTCCTCGGACACCTTGATGACTGTGGGGAACATGAACTTCATTTTACCGGAAGTAAAAGTGGGCGAAAGTCTCTGTCTCATTTGTCTCCATCTCTTGCCGTCCAAGTTGAAAAGATGTCCAGACAAAGGATCATCTTCCACATTGTGGAACTGTCCGCGATCGGCAAAGTTGCTGAAATCCTTGATTAACACATTCTTGGCTAATTGAATGTCCATGATGAGGGCACCTTTCTTAAACAGAAAACTGAAACCCACAAAGGGATGACCTGCCTTTCGGAATTTGTTATAATATTCCTCGAAAATATCGTGTATAACACGATTCTTGCGAAGCCAATCATGTTGCCGTAGAATGGATGTGGAGGATCCTGAGGAATTCCTTGATTAAGCCAAAACGTTCTGTTGCTATATATGAGATATGCAACTACCGCGGATATTGCGATcaccaaatatattaaaaagatcattttgaatttgtgaACAGCTTTGACTGAGGTTGCGGGTAGCACTGAGAGTTGTCGTGTACATTGCGCATTCAGCAAAGCTTTTGTTATCATTCATCATGATGAAGCAACTGTTTTGAGTAGTTTTCATGCGGCGAGAGACTTGATTATGAAGTGAAGTATATTGATATCCTGTTAAATTGAGTAAGCATCATTTGAGTATAGCTCTTTTGAGCATGGCACCTGGTGTTGTTCATCTGATTAGCGTAATGCAGAAGCATTATGAAATAGTTGAGCTGAATGTTGAAATAATTGTGCTGAATgacgaaataaataatgagAGCGACGGCTTGCGACCAGTCAGTTTCTGAAGACACAACAGTGAACATCATGAAATAGTTGTGCTGAATGTTGAAATAGATGTGCTGAATGACGAAGTAGCGAATGAGAGCGACGGCTTGCGATCTGTCAGTTTCTGAAGACACAACAGTGAACATCATGTGTTCTGACATATACAGTATGTCAAGAAACTCTttacacactgaaaaaaacacatattttttgactttgcatgcaaaaataacgcctttagttattatttttcaatatttttttaatgcagatctattatttagcaaatttcaaattagtatgtacaaaaataaaaacaatataacgaaagggaaaattttaaatcaacaaaatataagtttacacatttttgacactgtcaagaaagtgttttacacactttagttttcgattctgttttgttctatttttagaaaaaactGTACTTTATTGTTAACTATGCTTCTGCACTATtcgttatttttgcattccttttcattcaattgcgaAATCTTGCTACGCACTTGTCAAAaagctgatttttaaattatttgacatGCCTGGAGCTGGGTTGTCTTTTGACGTTACCCAATTGACTTATTATAGTCaccaaattggaaaatttgtAGCTTAGCTAGTGGAGCTACTTGGGGTATCGCgaaaaataatgtataatgCTCCAAATCGAgccgaaaatgaagaaaaactcCAAGTAAAGTGTGGAAATGGTcgaaaaatggatattgacgAGCGGGCAGACCGCCTTATTATGGGCAAGGTTCGTCAAAACCCCCAAATTTTGATCAGGAGCCATGCTAAGGAGTTGGAAGAAGGGTGTGACACGGTCAATTCACATGAAATCGTCCGCCAACTAATTCTGCGGAACAAATACTCTTCAACCGTTGCAACGGTTGCGCGTAAGAAGCCGCTGCTTTCGAAAGTAAATGTTGAAAACGCTTAAATTTTGGCTTTTAACATGAGAATCACGCCGGACAACTATTGGGATGACGTCGTACTCTATgtccaaaccaaaaaaaatgctataCTACAATGATGGACCAACTAGAGTATGGCACAAGCCGTTAACAGCCTTACATCAGCGCAACATCATTCTGACAGTAAAATTGGGAAAATAGTATTTGCTCCACAGAATTAGTTGGCGGACGATTTCATGTGAATTGACCGTGTCACACCCTTCTTCCAACTCCTTAGCATGGGTCCTGATCAAAATTTGGGGGTTTTGACGAACCTTGCCCATAATAAGGCGGTCTGCCCGCTcgtcaatatccatttttcgACCATTTCCACACTTTACTTGgagtttttcttcattttcggcTCGATTTGGAGcattatacattatttttcGCGATACCCCAAGTAGCTCCACTAGCTAAGCTacaaattttccaatttggtGACTATAATAAGTCAATTGGGTAACGTCAAAAGACAACCCAGCTCCAGGCatgtcaaataatttaaaaatcagcttTTTGACAAGTGCGTAGCAAGATTtcgcaattgaatgaaaaggaatgcaaaaataacgaATAGTGCAGAAGCATAGTTAACAATAAAGTACagttttttctaaaaatagaacaaaacagaatcgaaaactaaagtgtgtaaacactttcttgacagtgtcaaaaatgtgtaaacttatattttgttgatttttaaaattttccctttcgttatattgtttttatttttgtacatactaatttgaaatttgctaaataatagatctgcattaaaaaaatattgaaaaataataactaaaggcgttatttttgcatgcaaagtcaaaaaatatgtgtttttttcagtgtgtaaagagtttcttgacatactgtatatgaaatgcaatttgttcAATTGGATGAAATATtctcaaattaataaaacgtAATATTAGATGCGAACTGTTgaaatcaatatcaattatatatagaaaataaagtatttcagattaaatatataatagtttGATTGGTAATACGGAATTCAGAGTTAAATCATGTATTATCAGACCTTAAACTTAAAGAAATTTCGTCTTTATGTCGAACTTTTATATTCGTAATTTTATTCCGTTTTCTTCACTTCATTAATCGAAAAGCTTGCTAATTTGAAAGAGTATATTAACAGTTATTACCATTAAGATAAATAATGTAAGTGATGTAGGTATAAATAACATTCTAACTTGACGTTGAggttttttttcgacagtttAGTCGgctattcaaataatattaatgtcaATATCATAAGTATACTACTTTGTTAACAAGATAGCAACTTTGAACGAcacaaacaataattttgtatgagTATTCTATAAAATGGGGACGGGAATTTCGCAGTCGGGCATTTCAACTTTTATGATTACTAGTTTTGCacatattgaaaaattgatattttgttgcttttgttgcaaAAGTCATTCCACTATGTAATTAagtacaatttatattatgattTTAGGTCATATTTCATGCTCTCGTAATACCTAATCAATGTATAACTTAAAATcacaaataattttttcaacacatttatttttctatttagcAATTGGAGTTCAAATTCGCTCGATCCGCACAAATATGCCACCCACAGTGCCCAATACAACCGATTTGGTATTATAGATAAGTGGAATGTCAGTCTTATCGCACACCGAGAACTTGAAGTTTTTTATCAACTGGGCCAGGCCAATACGTGTCTGCATTTGACCAAAACGCATTCCCACACAGTTCCTAGGACCATCACCAAAGGGCAACCACTCGACAGAATCACGGTTGGCAACTTGTTCGGCTGAGAAACGTTCAGGATCGAATTTCATGGGGTCGGGATAGAGATCTTCATCCCGGTGATAGGCAGCTGCAGGTATAAATACTGTCGTTCCCTTTGGTATAACGTAGCTGGGATGACCCGGAACAACATATTCGTTCTGAGCTTTCCGTTGCAAGAAAGGGACGATAGTATAGAGACGAAGAGTTTCTGAAGAGACAAATTAGATTTGAAAATCTATTGACCTTGAGAATATGACTGATTGTTTTACCTGATATGACTTGATTCAAGTAACGCATGGCTTTGATACTTTCATAAGTAAGTTTTCCCTCGAATTGCTGCAATACACTATTAATGTGTTCCCTCAGCTGTATCCTGTGTGCTGAGACAGTTCGTATAAAGCATAACTCATAGTGGAAGAAGATGTCTCAAAACCAGCCACATAAAACACAAAGACTTGGGCAGCGAGCTCTCCAATGTCTAGTCCCTTGACTACTTCGCCATCTTCTAGTGTGTAACTTCCCTTACTCTTGAGTTCAATCAACATCTCCATAAAATCGTTGCGCTTGATATTCTCCTTTTCCCTATAGGCGATTGTTTCGTTTACCAAGCCCATGAAGAACTCATGGACATCATCGGGTACTATTCTCATTCTCAGCTTCTCAGCCAGTTCGGGGAAACTGAATTCGAAAGCTGTGAGTAAAGCACCATGACGGACATCGGTGAACACCTTGCTTCCCATCTTACGGAAATCTGTGTCTGGAGTGCGAAGAGTGTTGCATTCAATGCCAAAGGCACAGGTGCCAATGACGTCAGTGGTGAAGCGTGCCATCAGCTCTTTGATCTCGATAATAGCACCTCCAGATTTGGCTGGGACTTCTTCAAACATCACCTTAACAAATTCCTCAGACACATTGATGACTGTGGGGAACATGAACTTCATTTTACCGGAAGTAAAAGTGGGTGAGAGTCTCTGTCTCATTTGTCTCCAACGCTTGCCGTCCAAGTTGAAAAGATGACCAGACAAGGGATCGTCTCTCACATTGTGGAACTGTCCGCGATCGGTAAAGTTGCTAAAATCCTTAATTAGCACATTCTTGGCTAGTTTAATGTCCATGATGAGGGCACCTTTCTTAAACAGAAAGCCGAATCCCACAAATGGATGACCCGCCTTTCGGTATTTGTTATAATATTCCTCGAGTATATCGTGCACAATGCGATTCTTGCGGAAGCCAACCATGTTGCCATAAAATGGATGTGGCGGCTCCTGAGGAATTCCTCGATTACGCCAATAATACGTATTGTTGTATATGTAATACGCGATAAGCGCGGATATTGCAATAACCAAGTAtatgaaaatcattttgattttgcgAACTGCATCGACTGACCTTATTGCTTTAACTGAAAGTTTGTGCGCCCACAGTGTATTAAATAAAGCTTTCCATGCTATTCAGCATGATACATCAAGTACGTATATTGCGTAGTTTTCATTCGACAAAagacatttgtttgtttatataccCGGCTGTGTAAATTATAGTGGTAAAACCGACGGCAGTTACGAGTGTGTAAATTTTGCAGTAGTCGTTTAGGTAGGTGTAGAGCTATCGTAATCTCCTGACTTATTCTATCTGGGAAATACAAGTTTTATACCTGTATTCTCtcaaatgagtagcgggtatctcacagtctgGTCTTGACTTTTATGCTTATTTTTCAAtgtcaataaattgaatttaaaacacTTTCGTACTCAGTCGCTTTTGCTCTCTCACCAGTAGTGCACTATGGGACCAAAAACGGTTTTTTGtgacataaatttcatttcaattagtttaaCATAACATAGAACCGAAGTGTATCATACCATTAATATAAACAGAGCACACTACTGTTAAGAATTTAACCGATTAACAGAGATGTTAATACTTGTGAAAACACGGGCTGTAATCATAAGATCCCTGCAGAACTGGAGGTGTCGATTGGCCATGGGCAAGTGCTTACCTCGccgatcactacatgggtacttactaaagtgaccctatagtaatcgaacgtcgaaccaccGAGTCGACTCGAGTTTGCGATTGGCCCTAGATAAGTGCTTATTTCACCAGCAAGAACTGCAGGGatgttacaaaatatttaatgtttagtTAGTTAAAAGCCGCAATTACTATCAAAACTCCTAACTAAACTAAGATCACTTATagagaaaaatttaaaagattaAGACACAACTtatgaaacaatttaattaataaaagtgTTATTTCGCACAGAATAACTTCTTCACATACCAAACTTTTGTAcaatatcacaaaaaaaatagtcGTTGGCCCCATTGTGCACACAATGTTGTTTATACACAATCAGCGAACGCTTGATTTAGCAATctactctctcactctctctctctctctctcttggctcTCTTTCAAAGCTCAATgtcaacaattaaatacatgTGTTTCGTTTTGGTTTGATGTTGTCAGTTATTGGTTTGACGTTATTCATAATATAATTAGATAGCTAAAAGATAATCCGGcaagtattttataaaatagcCTAagttctatttttatttttcagcacttattaaaataatttttcatgttcccatataaaataagtaaagtcATACACAACatctcacacatacatttacAGCATTCAAAATCGCACCCATTATTTTTAGCACACTTTTATTTATCCATGTGGCGATCACATTTTAAACTCGCTCAGCTCGCACAAAGATTCCTCCAATGGTGCCCAAGACAAATGACTTTGGATTATAAACAAGCGGAAGGTCAGTCTTATCGCACACCGAGAACTTGAAGTTCTTTATCAACTGGGCCAGGCCAATACGTGTCTGCATTTGGCCAAAACGCATTCCCACACAGTTCCTTGGACCATCACCAAAAGGCAACCACTCGACAGAGTCGCGGTTGGCAACTTGTTCGGCTGAGAAGCGTTCAGGATCGAATGTGTTAGGGTCAGGGTAGAAATCTTCATCGCGGTGATAAGCAGCCGCAGGTATGATCACTTGAGTGCCCTTTGGTATAACATATTTGGGATGACCCGGAACAACATAGTCTTTCAGAGCTTTGCGCTCCAAGAAAGGCACGATAGTATAAAGACGCAATGTTTCTGTAGATATAAAAGCAACTTAAAATTCCATCACgcataaaaattgtgaattttcCTACCTGATATGACCTGATCCAAGTAACGCATTGCTTTGATACTTTCATAAGTTACTTTTCCATCGTGTTGTTGAAGAACTTTGTTAATGTCTTCTCTCACTTTGTCTTGAATGTCTGTGTGCTGAGACAACTCATAGAGACAATAGCTCATGGTAGAAGAAGAGGTCTCAAAGCCAGccaaatagaaaacaaacaCTTGAGCAGCGAGTTCTCCAATTTGCAACCCTTTGACGACATCCCCATTCTCCAATGTGTAGCTTCCCTTTTGCTTCATTTCGATCAACATCTCCATGAAGTCGTTGCGCTTgatcttttctttttcgcgATATGCCATTGTTTCCTCAACAAGTCGCATAAAGAACTCGTGGACATCATCGGGAACCATTCGCATTCTTAACGCGCTGGCCAATTTAGGAAAACTTATTTCGAAAGCAGTTAGGAGATTGCCATGACGCAGATCCGTGAATACCTTGCTTCCCATTTTACGGAAGTCAGTGTCAGGAGTGCGAAGAGTATTGCACTCAATGCCAAAGGCACAGGTGCCAATGACGTCAGTGGTGAAGCGAGCCATCAGTTCTTTGATCTCGATAATAGCACCTCCAGATTTGGCTGGGACTTCTTCAAACATCACATTAACGAACTCTTCGGACACTTTTATAACAGTTGGAAACATGAACTTCATTTTTCCGGACGTAAAAGTGGGCGAAAGTCTCTGTCTCATCTCCTTCCAGCGTGGTCCATCTAAGTTGAAGAGGTGGCCAGTCAATGGATCATCGCGTGTATTGTAGAACTGTCCACGATCGGCAAAGTTGCTGAAATCCTTGATTAATACATTCTTGGCTAACTCAATGTCCATAAGAAAAGCCGATCGTTTGTGCAGGAAATTGAAACCAACAAACGGGTGACCTGCTTTACGGTATTTGTTATAATATTCCTCGAGAATGTTGTGTACGATGCGATTCTTGCGGAAACCAATCATGTTACCATAGAATGGATGCGGCGGATCCTGAGGAATTCCTCGATTCCGCCAGAACGTTGTGTTGCTATATATGAAATAAGCAACTAGCGCGGATATCGCgatcacaaaatatattaggaagatcattttgaatttgtgcACAGCATCGTCTGAGGTTTTGGCTAAAACTGAAAGTTGCCGTCGCCAACGTGTATTTACGAAAGCATTCGTTGCTACTCAGCATGATAAAGCAAttttttcagttgttgttatgCTTTGCTATGTAATTTGCAAAgcttatattaataaaatttactagCTAAATAACAGACAACCGGTTACTATGAGGGAGTTTGTATACAGAATGCGTAGTAAACGTTCTCAATTCAAAAgatattctcaaaataagGTGAACAAGGTGAACAAACTGTACATAcaattaaatgctttaatGAAGCATGATTTAATGATCGTAAAACAAGtttcatttcacttcatttCTATTAAATAGTAATTACCATTTGGGTacatataaaatgtttttatttacttcattttttacattttaaaaacaaatttaacaatgATATTGAAATTGGTAAACAAACGATATAAATTTTGCATGTTAAggtttaaaaattttagaaaataaatttaatgtagacattttttaataactttaaattcttgataaagaaaattaatagattacttttgtatggtaaaatgtttaaagtaaTCTATGATGCGAATTCCTATTAATTTTTAGAATGCAATCCAATGTATATAACATGACATAGCTTAACGTATCAAATGACGTCACTCTCAACATTAAGAAAAAGACAAGTGAATGATGTTTTATGAGTATTCAATAAGCCAAATGTAGGAGACAGACaggagatagagagagagaaaagtagCTCGAAATGTCGGTTGCAACTCAAAACCTGTATTTAATCTGACCTTGAGCTCGCCCCACTTCTTAAACCAAATACGTGTTGGTCGTGTGAACTTCAAGCTGTGGCTAACAAAgattataacaacaaaaatatatgttcttattatgaaaaaatagCCCAACCAAGCAGAAGAAGGTGACATTCTTATCCATAATGAATGCATGAGTACTCAAAACAAAGAGAACGCATTCATTCACTCATCTCCTCaagataaaaaacaaaaacaagaaaaatgtgCTGGAAAAATAGCTTAAGTAGACGCTGCAGCGACCTCACTTAAGcgctaaataaaaatgcaaatctaAATGCGACAGAAGAGCGACTGTGAATAACTATGGTATATGCGGGTATAAATGCGGGCTAAAACCAAGTGGGAACAAAGCAAAAACCTCGAGAATGCCTGCTGAAAAGACAATGTATGGGACATTGGCTAAAAGATATCCTGTATATagtaacttaaaatataagttGTATATGCTTATGAAATATCAGCAAAAAATTGTTAAGGCAAAATCAAAGTTTAAATTCGCATTAAGGAACTTTTCTatgatatacaaaatttaaaaataaaaaagaaatattttcaaaaacaCAACTACTAAAGTTTTCTAATTGCCTTTTAGAATTAAgattgaaatatttcttaagATTGATTTgagtaaacataaatataatttaaagagGATACATTTTAACTATCCCCTGAACGTTTctcataatttttttg
This is a stretch of genomic DNA from Drosophila albomicans strain 15112-1751.03 chromosome 3, ASM965048v2, whole genome shotgun sequence. It encodes these proteins:
- the LOC117572200 gene encoding cytochrome P450 6a2-like; the encoded protein is MIFLIYFVIAISALVAYFIYSNTTFWRNRGIPQDPPHPFYGNMIGFRKNRIVHNILEEYYNKYRKAGHPFVGFNFLHKRSAFLMDIELAKNVLIKDFSNFADRGQFYNTRDDPLTGHLFNLDGPRWKEMRQRLSPTFTSGKMKFMFPTVIKVSEEFVNVMFEEVPAKSGGAIIEIKELMARFTTDVIGTCAFGIECNTLRTPDTDFRKMGSKVFTDLRHGNLLTAFEISFPKLASALRMRMVPDDVHEFFMRLVEETMAYREKEKIKRNDFMEMLIEMKQKGSYTLENGDVVKGLQIGELAAQVFVFYLAGFETSSSTMSYCLYELSQHTDIQDKVREDINKVLQQHDGKVTYESIKAMRYLDQVISETLRLYTIVPFLERKALKDYVVPGHPKYVIPKGTQVIIPAAAYHRDEDFYPDPNTFDPERFSAEQVANRDSVEWLPFGDGPRNCVGMRFGQMQTRIGLAQLIKNFKFSVCDKTDLPLVYNPKSFVLGTIGGIFVRAERV